The following coding sequences are from one Delphinus delphis chromosome 19, mDelDel1.2, whole genome shotgun sequence window:
- the PIRT gene encoding phosphoinositide-interacting protein → MEALPKDVEVNEKSPESKDLLPSQTASSLCISSRSESVWTTTPRSNWEIYRKPIVIMSVGGAILLFGVVITCLAYTLNLGDKSLKVLKMIGPAFLSLGLMMLVCGLVWVPIIKKKQKQRQKSVFFQSLKSFFLNR, encoded by the coding sequence ATGGAGGCTCTCCCCAAGGACGTGGAGGTCAACGAGAAGTCTCCAGAATCCAAGGACCTGCTGCCCAGCCAGACCGCCAGCTCCCTGTGCATCAGCTCCAGAAGTGAGTCTGTCTGGACCACCACCCCCCGGAGTAACTGGGAAATCTACCGCAAGCCCATCGTCATCATGTCCGTGGGCGGTGCAATCCTCCTGTTCGGTGTGGTCATCACCTGCTTGGCCTACACCCTGAACCTGGGTGACAAGAGCCTCAAGGTCCTTAAGATGATAGGGCCCGCCTTCCTGTCTCTGGGACTCATGATGCTGGTATGCGGGCTGGTGTGGgtgcccatcatcaaaaagaaacagaagcagagacAGAAGTCAGTTTTCTTCCAGAGCCTCAAGTCCTTCTTCCTGAATCGCTGA